The Salinicoccus roseus DNA segment GTTCCATCGTAATCTCATACTCGAGATTTTCATCTGACACCCGGACGATGTAGTGCTGACCCTTGGTCTCGACCGCTTCAATCTCACCACCATACCGCTCCATGACCATCGCTCTGACTTCATCTTCTCCAATGTCATCAGGCTTGGCCTGAAAAATTGCCGCCACTATGATCAGTATGACCAGTACAACTGCTCCAGAAGCAATTACCAGCCTAGTTTTCTTCCTCATCATTTCCCCCGCTTTCCATAGTCAGTCTGAAGGTCGTGCCAACGTCCACCTGGCTGTCGACGGAAATGTCAATGCCGTTTAACTTTGCGAGCTCACGGGCTATCGACAGGCCGAGACCCGAGCCGCCAGTTTTTCTTGCCCGGGCCTTATCCACACGATAGAAGCGTGTGAAGATGTGATCGATATCCTCCTCGGGGATTCCGATGCCCCTGTCTTTTATCGTCACTTCAACCGACTGTCCATGATCTTGCACTTCGACTGCAATTGCATCCGAACTGTACTTATAGGCATTATCCATGAATATCTTCAGCAGCTGGTCGAATGTATTCACATCAACATGGGCCAGGACCGATTCATTATCTGTACGTACATCAATCTCCCGCTGATAGACCGTCTCCAGCCGTGCCGCGATATCGCGGATCAGCTTGACGATGCGCGTCGGCTGCCGGGATATCTCCTCCCTGCCTGTATTCACCTTGGCAAAGCTCAAAAGCTGTTCCGTCAGATACTTCATCCTTCTTGCTTCATCACTGATGGCATGGATACTCTCGTCCAGCACATCCTCTCTGGTCTTGCCGAAACGTTTGAGCATTTCACTGTATGAGCTGATGACAGTAATCGGCGTCTTCAGCTCATGGGAGGCATTCATGATGAAGGCCTGCTGATTCTCATCATGGATCTTCAGCTCCTCCATCATATTATTGAAGGCTGCAGACAGTTCCTGAAGCTCCTTCGTGTCCTTTTGGTCGACTTCCAGCATTGAATACTTCGATGTGGTCTCTGTCCTGTTCATCCTGTCGACCAGCTTGTTGATCGGCCGGGTTATGAAGTTCGTGATGATCCTGTTCAACAGGAATATGACGATGAATATGATCGCCGTCGAGAGCAGCAGAATCCATCGCAGGATTTCAAAAGTTTCATGCAGGAACTGGACATTTTCATAGATCTGCAGGTCATATACCTCACCATTCTCCCAAATGATGGGCAGGGAGACCATCACAAAATGATGTGCCTCATGGTTCATCGCTTCTGCATACTGTGAGGTACTGTATGGCATGGATATGTTCGCATAATCCGCTTCCGTCGCAATCCTGACCACCGGATTATTTTCGCTGTCTATGACCGTCATATAGCCATCTGAAAGCAGGTGTGCCTGGAGTACAGCTTCAGCATTGATATCATTATCATTGGCATTCTGGATTTCCTGCATGATATTGAAACCACGGTTTTCAAGCTGGCCCATTTCTGCATTCAGCGAAAACTGCTTATATGAATGATAGACAAACAGGTTGATGATGATGACTACAATCAGGGTCATAACGGTTGTATACAACTGAATTTTAGTCCCTAGTTTCATTACTTCAGTCCTTCACTATATAGCCAATACCCCTGACGCTTGAAATGATGGAGGGGGATCCGCGATCAAGTTTCTTGCGCAAGTATCTGACATAGACATCGACAGTATTCGTATCACCATAATAGTCATAGCCCCACACCGCCTCGATGATCTGCTCCCGTGATAATGCCTGGTTTTTATGTTCGACCAGAAAATGAAGCAGATCGTATTCCCTCTGGGTCAGATAGATCAGTTCATCATCTATATACACTTCACGGGCCATCGGCAGAATCTTCAGGTGCCTGTACTTCATTTCCTGGAAGTCGGCATTATTTGACAGGCTCCTCTGCTTCAGCTGCGCCCGGATGCGTGCAAGCAGTTCCTCGATTTCAAAAGGCTTGGTGACATAGTCGTTTGCTCCGGAGTCGAGACCACTCACTTTGTCCATCACTGCATCCCTTGCCGTAAGCATGATGATGCGTATTTCATCGTCCTTCTGACGGACACGGCGGAGCACTTCAAGCCCATTCAGTTCGGGAATCATGACATCCAGAAGAATCATGTCAAAAGATTCCGCTCCGTACTTTTCCATCGCCTCTTTTCCCGTGTATGCGATTGCCACTTCGTACCCTTCATATTCCAGCTCCAGCTGGATGACACGGGCAATCTTGTCATCGTCTTCGACAATCAGAATCTTTTCCATAACAGCACTCCCCATTACTTTGATGCACGATGATTACTATTACACCAAGTATAAAGCAAA contains these protein-coding regions:
- a CDS encoding sensor histidine kinase → MTLIVVIIINLFVYHSYKQFSLNAEMGQLENRGFNIMQEIQNANDNDINAEAVLQAHLLSDGYMTVIDSENNPVVRIATEADYANISMPYSTSQYAEAMNHEAHHFVMVSLPIIWENGEVYDLQIYENVQFLHETFEILRWILLLSTAIIFIVIFLLNRIITNFITRPINKLVDRMNRTETTSKYSMLEVDQKDTKELQELSAAFNNMMEELKIHDENQQAFIMNASHELKTPITVISSYSEMLKRFGKTREDVLDESIHAISDEARRMKYLTEQLLSFAKVNTGREEISRQPTRIVKLIRDIAARLETVYQREIDVRTDNESVLAHVDVNTFDQLLKIFMDNAYKYSSDAIAVEVQDHGQSVEVTIKDRGIGIPEEDIDHIFTRFYRVDKARARKTGGSGLGLSIARELAKLNGIDISVDSQVDVGTTFRLTMESGGNDEEEN
- a CDS encoding response regulator transcription factor, with translation MEKILIVEDDDKIARVIQLELEYEGYEVAIAYTGKEAMEKYGAESFDMILLDVMIPELNGLEVLRRVRQKDDEIRIIMLTARDAVMDKVSGLDSGANDYVTKPFEIEELLARIRAQLKQRSLSNNADFQEMKYRHLKILPMAREVYIDDELIYLTQREYDLLHFLVEHKNQALSREQIIEAVWGYDYYGDTNTVDVYVRYLRKKLDRGSPSIISSVRGIGYIVKD